A genomic region of Cannabis sativa cultivar Pink pepper isolate KNU-18-1 chromosome 1, ASM2916894v1, whole genome shotgun sequence contains the following coding sequences:
- the LOC115707652 gene encoding E3 ubiquitin-protein ligase CSU1 translates to MPQRHSKNNNDLAFFTYDEKRKLGYGTQKERLGKDSIKPFDVCSLCLKPFIDPLCCQKGHVFCKECILECMLSQKKDIQRKLAAHVAQQKQEKQEEEEKITQQKARELDAFDQQNHGAVPQYSDRNNSRDKNGFHGANSVKATSFEEEALRTMKAFWLPSATPEASVKVEAPSTSTVCPEGNEKLKLKTLFPVIFTEDKTDKKMSSLDKSYICPSCKVTLTNTLSLVALSSCGHVFCKKCADKFMAVDKVCLVCNKGCKERNLVNLEKGGTGFAGHGDHLEAKDYKHLGSGSGLGLVRPSTKT, encoded by the exons ATGCCTCAGAGGCACTCAAAGAACAACAACGACTTAGCTTTCTTCACTTACGATGAGAAGCGTAAGCTTGGTTATGGAACTCAGAAGGAGAGGCTGGGCAAGGACTCTATAAAGCCTTTTGACGTTTGTTCTCTTTGCTTGAAGCCCTTTATCGACCCCCTTTGTTGCCAGAAAGGCCATGTCTTTTGCAAGGAATGCATTCTCGAGTGTATGCTTTCTCAGAAAAAAGACATTCAGAG GAAGTTAGCTGCACATGTTGCACAGCAAAAACAAGAgaaacaagaggaagaagagaagaTAACGCAACAGAAAGCTCGGGAGCTTGATGCATTTGATCAGCAAAACCATGGTGCGGTACCCCAGTACAGTGATAGAAATAATAGCCGTGATAAGAATGGCTTTCATGGGGCAAATAGTGTAAAGGCCACATCTTTTGAAGAAGAAGCACTCCGCACAATGAAAGCTTTTTGGCTGCCTTCCGCCACACCTGAAGCTTCTGTCAAAGTAGAGGCTCCCTCCACCAGTACTGTGTGTCCTGAAGGCAATGAGAAACTGAAGCTGAAAACTCTTTTTCCTGTAATCTTCACAGAGGACAAAACCGACAAGAAAATGTCATCTTTGGATAAGAGCTATATCTGTCCCAGCTGCAAAGTTACTCTAACCAACACACTTTCTCTTGTAGCCCTTAGCTCTTGTGGGCATGTCTTTTGTAAGAAGTGTGCTGACAAGTTCATGGCGGTTGACAAAGTTTGTCTCGTCTGCAATAAGGGATGCAAAGAGAGGAATCTGGTAAACTTGGAAAAAGGAGGGACCGGGTTTGCTGGGCATGGAGATCATCTTGAAGCGAAAGACTATAAGCATTTGGGGAGTGGTTCAGGACTGGGGTTGGTCAGGCCCTCAACAAAGACTTGA